The Spinacia oleracea cultivar Varoflay chromosome 2, BTI_SOV_V1, whole genome shotgun sequence DNA segment AAGAGACTAGACCAGGCTAGGAAGAATCAGACCAGAGCAGAtaaaaaaactagaaaaattaGACCACACCAGGTGAATAGAACAAAGCCTAAACCAATACCTTGATTTGTGTCCTGTTGTAAGTGTAAGTGATGTGAATTAATCTATTACTGGCTTGAATAATGGCAGGGTATGAGAATTCCATTCCTTTAGTGTTCTCAAGTGTCAAAACATCTGTCCACGAATCACCATCGTCATGGGAGACTCCAACCTTCAAAACTTCCCTAGAAGTAGGGTTGTAAACCAACACGAGGCGGCCATCAAACAACTTCACAGCATCAATTGCTAACATATGAAACCACCAGATCATATTAGAATTTAGACACGAATGAATACAGGGCAAACAGAGGGAACATTAATGTACTTTGGGAGTTGAGTGTGTGTGTGTAGCAACTACCTGAATCGGGATTTGGGAGTTGAGTGGGCACAGCATTGCTCCAAGTACATCCACCATCTCGCGACTCAGACATGCAAATCCGACCAATTTCATGGTGGGCTTTCATTAGAACGCGTAAATGGCCCCTTTTCGTGTAGTAAGGTACTGGTTGAAGCACACTCGTAGAGTGTTTTGGCACCGTTATAGGGCCATATTTTGTCCATGTTTTACCTAAATCCGGAGTCACCTGAACACGTAccataaattaagaaaaaacactTGCGTGAAGTACTTAAAATTTGGATGAATTTGTGGAGTATATGGCTGGTTGGAATTGTCATAATTACCTCCATCCAACATGCTGAAGCGTTCCAACTTTGCATAGAAGAGCCACATAACAAGTCTCCGTTTCTCAATAACAGAGGCTACATACGAAAAATCGAACGCATATCAAGATATGAAGTTACCAATAATGGAATGTACGTGCACGTACACATAATCTGCATTTTACTTCGTATTTactctaccatttgagcggtGATGCCTTAATAGTAGTGTTATAAATAATGCAAGAAAGATAATAAAGAACGTAAATATAGAATACAGGATATAACCTAGTTCACTAGCTAATATGATCGGAATGGTAAATAATGTTTTTGATTAATATGTACAAGTACAACTGGCTATTTTGTAGTACCCACATGTTTGTGGTTATTTTCTGATTAGTTGCATTCAAACACATTTTCCGTTTAATTTTGAGGAACCGTTTGGTGTAAAAtccatataatttttttttaataatacataaaattatcaaaaagaaaaagaaattagCCATGAAAAGAACATCTATATACACTTACATGAATGGAGGAAGTTCATCAAACCGGAATTCACGAATTTGAGGCTTTGAGCAATTGTTGCTGCTTAGTTTGCGGTTTTAGGGTGgtgtaattttctttttttaatttttcttttgtgGGATGACGATTTCAACGAGGTAGGGTGATTTGGTTTCCTTTTTTACTTCCCTTTTCTAAAAACGCCTTATTATTTGCCAGATTTTGGAAGTTTaagatttttttcctttttcaaaTATCTGTCGGAATCTTAGGAggatatttatttttttttcttttttttgccaaaaacattcaaaacgaaGTAGTTTTAACCGGTTGCGTGTAGAGCTATACCCAACTGGTGTACCTTCTACTAATTGGCTAGCTGCTTCCTTTTACTAAAGTATTTAAACATTTTgtaattattttataattaatgcAACATTATATTACATCAGTTTTCCCTTTCCTTTGTACGGAGTACTTCTCAAGAACTGGTTTCTTCATTCTCTTCATGGTATCAGATTCAGAGCAGGCTCAAATTTGGTCGTCATTTGTCTCAAAATTTTCTGATTAGTTGCATTCAAACACATTTAATTCCGTTTCTCCATGGGTTTTTCAAAAGGATACTTAACCAATTCAAGACATATTATGAACAATTAGCATGAACCAATAGTTTGAGATTCACACATAGGCATAAAATGTGTTAACAAAAATGTAATAGAGGATTAGAGGCATATATAGGGCTTAATTAAAAATGTCTAACCTTATTTTTGACAGGTCCAATGATGCCAGCAGGAAGAAGTTCTCGTTCTTTCCAAGTTAAACCGTCATCAAATGAACGCTTCATACATCCGGTCCAACTgaaatatattatattattatattaaaacaattactccgtatatttaaACAGCGGAAAGTAACATCATAATGTCCATGGTACGAGCAAGAAAGTGCAAAACAGAATACGAAGAAAAGATTGAGAAGAAAGAAACTAACGTTTGAAATGTTGGTCCGACTCTGTAAAAAAGAAGGACTTGATTATGTGATTTACATAGTACAGGACTCCATACAGTAGCACTAGGTTCTCCGTCTACAGCAATGGGAGAGCTCCATGAACCATGCTGCGGAAATCAGCTTGtcataattataaatttatcatataacacaattctatcttatatgatATTTATCCTCTGAGATAACTACGTCATTCTCAACATAATCACTCCATAAAATACGATCATGATTTTAATTACTTTGAATAGATATGGAAGTATAGAATTGTATGGGTAGAATCGAATTGCAGAATCGTAAGATACTACATACTCCGTATTTGCTATCTTTGTAAACTTTCATAATCACTCATAATTAAATGaagtttaaattaattagtgaaTAAAACATGTAAGCAAGTTTCTTTGGATCGTGGAATCGTAAAATTACATTACGATTGAGCTTAAGATTTTTGGATCGTAGAATCTTAAATTTTAAGATTTGAATCGCGATTTCAACGACCATGTATTTCATAATTATATTACGGAATACTCCGTATCACTTAAAACATAAAAGTACTAGTAGTTGAATACCAAATAAATTAAACAGGGAAATTATAGTTTGGGTGGGTAGTAAGCTCACGATGAGTCGTTGTGTATAAATCTTGACATCCGAGGCTCCCTCCTTTGAGCCGCCCCAATAAGCAGCCAATAATTCACCTTTGTTGACCTGCAAGAAGACCTTTATTTAGGCTTTATTTGGTTgggaggaattggaaggaaaagaaaagaaagaaaaggtaaaataaggtttcctgtatttggtacaaataattaTATGGGAAGTGGAAGAAAATaaagggaattggaaggaaagctcctttataaaattttcactttcctttcctcacaaaattggaggaatttggaaggaaagagaaaattaaaagctgtcAGTTATATTTCATTTCTCTTCCCTTCATTTCTTTCCCTTAAACCAAACGCAGGAAAATAAAATCTATTTCCCTtcccttcttttcctttcttttcccttcctttcttttctcttcctttcctttactaataatgaaccaaatagGGCCTTAGCCTTTTACCTTTGTTTTAACTATGCTACGACAGATTTTTGTTTCCACTTTTTTCTAGTGAATTTCAACTGACTTAATCGGTACAAGTTTAACGAGTAGATAATATTCAAAACTTG contains these protein-coding regions:
- the LOC110805994 gene encoding uncharacterized protein encodes the protein MVTIVKQEFTFHQESRPFNNCHVSTILEVNKGELLAAYWGGSKEGASDVKIYTQRLIHGSWSSPIAVDGEPSATVWSPVLCKSHNQVLLFYRVGPTFQTWTGCMKRSFDDGLTWKERELLPAGIIGPVKNKPLLLRNGDLLCGSSMQSWNASACWMEVTPDLGKTWTKYGPITVPKHSTSVLQPVPYYTKRGHLRVLMKAHHEIGRICMSESRDGGCTWSNAVPTQLPNPDSAIDAVKLFDGRLVLVYNPTSREVLKVGVSHDDGDSWTDVLTLENTKGMEFSYPAIIQASNRLIHITYTYNRTQIKHVVLQPSRYQDAANNCHTSPGGHRDNGHNHHNHHC